One Pseudomonas abieticivorans genomic region harbors:
- a CDS encoding sigma-70 family RNA polymerase sigma factor, which yields MTDFDDQLRHLLPRLRRFALSLTRESASADDLVQASLEKALNSMAGKRDDGDLRAWLFAILYRQFIDQHRRSRRYARMLEFFTGGDDAQPSVERSVVAQSTLAAFDRLNPEQRALLFWVSVEGLSYQEVADILKVPIGTVMSRLSRARQALRLLSDGEIARPALRILK from the coding sequence ATGACCGACTTCGACGACCAACTGCGCCACCTGCTCCCGCGTTTGCGGCGCTTTGCGTTGTCGCTCACCCGCGAGTCGGCCAGCGCCGACGACCTGGTCCAGGCTAGCCTGGAAAAAGCCCTCAACAGCATGGCCGGCAAGCGTGACGACGGCGACCTGCGGGCCTGGCTGTTCGCCATCCTGTACCGGCAGTTCATCGACCAGCACCGCCGCTCGCGTCGTTACGCGCGCATGCTCGAATTCTTCACCGGCGGCGATGACGCCCAGCCTTCCGTAGAGCGTAGCGTGGTGGCGCAATCCACGCTGGCCGCCTTCGATCGGCTGAACCCGGAACAGCGCGCCCTGCTGTTCTGGGTCTCGGTGGAAGGCTTGAGCTACCAGGAGGTGGCCGACATACTCAAGGTGCCCATCGGCACCGTCATGTCGCGCCTGTCCCGGGCGCGCCAGGCCCTGCGTCTACTCAGCGATGGCGAAATCGCCCGCCCTGCCCTGCGGATACTGAAATGA
- a CDS encoding anti-sigma factor family protein has protein sequence MITLPPRDADLHAYVDHQLDTQDRLRLEAWLASHPQDAAKVHAWKQDAQYLRATLGASQPLEDNPALDLHTLRRQLRQRSRRHLASAAALLLAIGVGGLSGWQAREMTQHSAIAPMTDALQAYRAFAVDGILPADFKVGQNDDMQHWLDRYFTDARRLPNLQGAGFTPVSGRLLTTDQGPAAMVLYEDAQGRRISFYVRPPGPNNLLLPQGSRRDGDLQADYWSGPGYNYAMVAPADIAQHSLQGL, from the coding sequence ATGATCACACTGCCCCCCCGCGACGCCGATCTGCACGCCTACGTCGACCACCAACTCGACACCCAGGACCGCCTGCGCCTGGAAGCCTGGCTGGCCAGCCACCCGCAGGACGCGGCCAAGGTGCACGCCTGGAAGCAGGACGCCCAGTACCTGCGCGCCACCCTGGGCGCCAGCCAGCCGTTGGAAGACAACCCGGCATTGGACCTGCACACCCTGCGCCGCCAGTTGCGCCAGCGCTCGCGCCGCCACCTGGCCAGCGCCGCCGCGTTGCTGCTGGCGATCGGCGTGGGAGGCTTGAGTGGCTGGCAAGCACGCGAGATGACCCAGCACAGCGCCATCGCACCCATGACCGATGCCCTGCAGGCCTACCGTGCCTTTGCGGTGGACGGCATCCTGCCGGCTGACTTCAAGGTTGGCCAGAACGATGACATGCAGCACTGGCTGGACCGCTATTTCACCGATGCGCGGCGCCTGCCGAACTTGCAGGGCGCAGGCTTTACGCCGGTCAGCGGGCGCCTGCTGACCACCGACCAGGGGCCGGCGGCGATGGTGCTGTACGAGGACGCCCAAGGCCGGCGCATCAGTTTCTATGTGCGCCCACCGGGCCCCAACAACCTGTTGCTGCCCCAAGGTTCGCGGCGCGACGGTGACCTGCAGGCCGACTATTGGTCGGGCCCGGGCTACAACTACGCGATGGTGGCCCCGGCAGACATTGCCCAACACAGCCTGCAAGGCCTCTAG
- a CDS encoding indolepyruvate ferredoxin oxidoreductase family protein has product MSLADVRLDDKYRLATGNLYLTGTQALTRLPMLQKQRDEARGLNTAGFISGYRGSPLGNLDKSLWDAKGYLQENAIHFQPGINEELGATAVWGSQQVNLFPEGKYDGVFALWYGKGPGVDRCGDVFKHGNSAGVAPLGGVLLLAGDDHGCKSSTIAHQSEHAFIASMIPVLNPCNVQEILDYGIIGWELSRYSGCWVAMKTIAENVDSSAVVEVDPLRVQTCIPEDFELPEGGLHIRWPDPPLAQEARLNTYKIYAARAFARANHLNKVMLDSTQPRLGIITTGKSYLDVRQALEELGLDEALCDQVGIRLLKVGMSWPLEPVSVHDFAQGLDEILVVEEKRSVIEDQLTGQLYNWPVDKRPRVVGEFDEEGRSLLPNLSELTPAMIARVIAKRLAPIYNSPQIEARLRFLLEKEQALQAPLHNAQRTPHFCSGCPHNTSTKVPEGSRALAGIGCHYMTIWMDRETDTFTQMGGEGATWIGQAPFTHTGHVFQNLGDGTYFHSGHLALRAAVASKVNITYKILYNDAVAMTGGQPIDGILRVDQLSRQVFDEGVQRIALVSDEPDKYPSRAGFAPITTFHHRRDLDAVMRELREFKGTSVIIYDQTCATEKRRRRKRGTLPELNKRAMINPVVCEGCGDCGTKSGCLSVLPLETAQGRKREIDQNACNKDFSCVEGFCPSFVTVHGGSLRKPTLPSQTQAFAVLPEPQLPSLAKPFNILLSGVGGTGVTTVGAMLGLAANLEGKGCSVLDQAGLAQKFGPVVAHIRIAATQQDLYAVRIAAGDADLLLGCDLLVASGPDALAKLSLSKSSAVINSQQTPTAEFTRNPDAQFPAEAMMQAITDAVGVDKTYFVEATRLAVSLLGDSIACNLFMLGYAYQRGLIPVTAAAIEKAIELNAVQVKLNQQAFLWGRRAAHDLNAVEQVLNPVANKPVTTLELSLEQRLQANAATLRAYQNAGYAEQYLATVQRVREAEARLLPGQPQALTEAVAQYYFKLLAYKDEYEVARLYSNGDFTRQLQAQFEGDYRLEFHLAPSWLAKKDPNSGQLRKRSFGPWMLKAFGVLQHFKCLRGTALDPFGRSVERQQERGLIAAYLADIELILAHLSPATRHSALCLLRLPEGVRGYGHVKEMAMAKAEKEAVILRKDVREGQGSIVKLYQAA; this is encoded by the coding sequence ATGTCCTTAGCCGACGTTCGCCTGGACGATAAGTACCGCCTCGCCACGGGCAACCTCTACCTCACCGGAACCCAGGCCCTGACGCGCCTGCCGATGTTGCAAAAGCAGCGCGACGAAGCGCGCGGGTTGAACACGGCCGGGTTTATTTCCGGCTACCGTGGTTCGCCCTTGGGCAACCTGGACAAAAGCCTGTGGGACGCCAAGGGTTACCTGCAGGAAAACGCTATCCACTTCCAGCCCGGCATCAACGAAGAGTTGGGTGCGACGGCGGTGTGGGGCAGCCAGCAGGTCAACCTGTTTCCCGAAGGCAAGTACGACGGCGTGTTTGCCCTGTGGTACGGCAAGGGCCCGGGCGTAGACCGCTGCGGTGACGTGTTCAAGCACGGCAACTCGGCCGGCGTCGCGCCGTTGGGCGGCGTGCTGTTGCTGGCCGGAGATGACCACGGCTGCAAGTCCTCGACCATCGCCCACCAGAGCGAACACGCGTTCATCGCCTCGATGATCCCGGTGCTCAACCCGTGCAATGTCCAGGAAATCCTCGACTACGGCATCATCGGCTGGGAGTTGTCGCGCTACAGCGGGTGCTGGGTGGCGATGAAGACCATCGCTGAAAACGTCGATTCCTCGGCGGTGGTGGAGGTCGATCCTTTGCGGGTACAGACCTGCATACCGGAAGACTTCGAGCTGCCCGAAGGGGGCCTGCACATTCGCTGGCCCGACCCGCCCCTGGCCCAGGAGGCGCGCCTCAACACTTACAAGATCTACGCCGCCCGTGCCTTCGCCCGGGCCAACCACCTGAACAAGGTGATGCTCGATTCCACGCAGCCGCGCCTGGGCATCATCACCACCGGCAAGTCCTACCTGGACGTACGCCAGGCCCTGGAAGAGCTGGGCCTGGACGAGGCGCTGTGCGACCAGGTGGGCATCCGCCTGCTCAAAGTCGGCATGAGCTGGCCGCTGGAGCCGGTGTCGGTGCACGATTTTGCCCAGGGCCTGGACGAGATCCTGGTGGTGGAAGAAAAACGCAGCGTGATCGAGGACCAGCTCACCGGCCAGCTCTACAACTGGCCGGTGGACAAGCGCCCGCGGGTGGTGGGCGAGTTCGACGAAGAAGGCCGCTCGCTGCTGCCCAACCTCAGCGAACTGACCCCGGCGATGATCGCCCGGGTGATCGCCAAGCGCCTGGCACCGATCTACAACAGCCCGCAGATCGAGGCGCGGCTGCGCTTCTTGCTGGAAAAGGAACAGGCCCTGCAAGCCCCGCTGCACAACGCCCAGCGCACCCCACACTTCTGCTCCGGCTGCCCGCACAACACCTCGACCAAAGTGCCCGAAGGCAGCCGAGCGCTGGCCGGCATCGGTTGCCACTACATGACAATCTGGATGGACCGGGAAACCGACACTTTCACCCAGATGGGCGGCGAGGGCGCGACCTGGATCGGCCAGGCGCCGTTCACCCACACCGGCCACGTGTTCCAGAACCTGGGCGATGGCACCTACTTTCACTCAGGCCACCTGGCCCTGCGCGCGGCGGTCGCCTCCAAGGTCAACATCACCTACAAGATTCTCTACAACGATGCCGTGGCCATGACCGGCGGGCAGCCTATCGATGGCATCCTGCGGGTTGACCAACTCAGCCGCCAGGTGTTCGACGAAGGCGTGCAGCGCATCGCCCTGGTCAGCGACGAGCCGGACAAATACCCGAGCCGTGCAGGCTTTGCGCCCATCACCACCTTCCACCACCGCCGTGACCTGGACGCAGTGATGCGCGAGTTGCGCGAGTTCAAGGGCACCTCGGTGATCATCTACGACCAGACCTGCGCCACGGAAAAGCGTCGCCGGCGCAAACGCGGCACCCTGCCGGAGCTGAACAAGCGCGCGATGATCAACCCGGTGGTGTGCGAGGGCTGTGGCGACTGCGGTACGAAATCCGGTTGTTTGTCAGTGCTGCCACTGGAAACCGCCCAGGGCCGCAAGCGCGAGATCGACCAGAACGCCTGCAACAAGGATTTCAGCTGCGTCGAAGGCTTCTGCCCAAGCTTTGTCACCGTGCACGGCGGCAGCCTGCGCAAACCGACCCTGCCCAGCCAGACCCAGGCCTTTGCCGTATTGCCGGAGCCGCAGCTGCCGTCCCTGGCCAAACCGTTCAATATCCTGCTGTCGGGGGTGGGCGGTACCGGCGTGACCACCGTCGGCGCCATGCTGGGCCTGGCGGCCAACCTTGAGGGCAAGGGCTGCAGCGTGCTCGACCAGGCGGGCCTGGCACAAAAATTCGGCCCGGTGGTGGCGCACATCCGCATCGCCGCCACCCAGCAAGACCTGTACGCCGTGCGCATCGCCGCCGGTGACGCCGACCTGCTGCTGGGGTGCGACCTGTTGGTGGCCAGCGGCCCGGATGCCTTGGCCAAGTTGAGCCTGAGCAAGTCGTCGGCGGTGATCAACAGCCAGCAAACCCCCACTGCCGAATTCACCCGCAACCCCGATGCGCAATTCCCGGCCGAAGCGATGATGCAGGCGATCACCGATGCCGTGGGCGTCGACAAGACCTACTTCGTCGAAGCCACGCGCCTGGCGGTCAGCCTGTTGGGCGACAGTATCGCCTGCAACCTGTTCATGCTCGGCTACGCCTACCAGCGCGGGCTGATCCCGGTCACGGCGGCCGCCATCGAAAAGGCGATCGAACTGAACGCGGTGCAGGTCAAGCTCAACCAGCAAGCCTTCCTCTGGGGCCGGCGTGCAGCGCACGACCTGAACGCGGTTGAGCAGGTGCTTAACCCGGTGGCCAACAAGCCGGTCACCACCTTGGAACTGAGCCTGGAGCAACGCCTGCAGGCCAACGCCGCAACCCTGCGTGCCTACCAGAACGCCGGTTACGCCGAGCAGTACCTGGCCACCGTGCAACGGGTACGCGAAGCCGAAGCGCGGCTGCTACCTGGCCAGCCCCAGGCCTTGACCGAAGCGGTGGCGCAGTACTACTTCAAGTTGCTGGCCTACAAGGACGAATACGAAGTGGCACGGTTGTACAGCAATGGCGATTTTACCCGCCAGTTGCAGGCGCAGTTCGAAGGTGACTACCGGCTGGAGTTCCACTTGGCGCCGTCGTGGCTGGCCAAGAAAGACCCTAACAGCGGCCAGCTGCGCAAACGCAGTTTTGGCCCGTGGATGCTTAAGGCATTTGGCGTGCTCCAGCACTTCAAGTGCCTGCGCGGCACGGCGCTCGATCCGTTCGGGCGCAGCGTGGAGCGCCAGCAGGAGCGAGGTTTGATTGCGGCTTACCTGGCCGATATCGAGCTGATTTTGGCGCATCTGAGCCCGGCGACGCGCCATTCGGCGTTGTGCCTGTTGCGCTTGCCGGAAGGTGTTCGGGGGTATGGGCATGTGAAGGAAATGGCCATGGCCAAGGCGGAAAAAGAAGCCGTGATACTGCGCAAGGATGTGCGTGAAGGGCAGGGTAGTATCGTGAAGTTGTACCAAGCGGCCTGA
- a CDS encoding Lrp/AsnC family transcriptional regulator produces the protein MQNKLSPLDRRILRLLQHDADLSAAEIAERVELSQSPCWRRIHRLQEDGVIERKVALLNPKKLGLNMTVFVNVKLSGHGRRFLAEFEEAITGYPEVLECYTMAGGMDYMLKVVAQDIASYERFLRDHLLQKPHVQEAHSNIAMSEVKRTTELPLD, from the coding sequence ATGCAGAATAAGCTGAGCCCACTCGATCGAAGGATTTTGCGGCTGTTGCAGCACGACGCCGACCTGTCGGCCGCCGAAATCGCCGAGCGCGTCGAGCTGTCGCAATCGCCGTGCTGGCGACGCATTCATCGCTTGCAGGAAGACGGCGTGATCGAGCGCAAGGTCGCCCTGCTCAACCCCAAAAAGCTGGGCCTGAACATGACCGTGTTCGTCAACGTCAAGCTGAGCGGCCACGGGCGGCGTTTTCTGGCGGAGTTCGAAGAGGCGATCACCGGCTACCCCGAGGTGCTGGAGTGCTACACCATGGCCGGCGGGATGGATTACATGCTGAAGGTGGTGGCGCAGGACATCGCCAGCTACGAGCGCTTTCTAAGGGACCATCTGTTGCAGAAGCCCCATGTTCAGGAAGCCCATTCCAATATCGCCATGAGCGAAGTGAAACGCACGACCGAACTGCCCCTGGACTGA
- a CDS encoding Csu type fimbrial protein gives MNACKLAAGVVFSQLLCAPVYALCSVVSTSPAAFGSVSSILVRTTSQSSSTLNAGLSCTGSLLTLLSTNDHFYLTVTSTTGGLVGPTGDVIGYTLYANNSSSYPVARSVQYDFARNGIIDALGLLGGTTPRTVPLYLGTLIGSNVAAGVYTETLSLAWSWNYCSGIGALGICLGRDIGSGNQTLTVNLTVTNDCAITKTDIAFGSAPVVSAFSAVSQTLNLACTKGSSYTVGLDDGKQPVSVGGRRRMIFGSNYLAYDIFKGTSAAVRWGSTGTARRSSSDAEVNPGLGTGTGSQIFSYYAKVYTDQTTPPAGIYADSVILDVAF, from the coding sequence ATGAACGCGTGCAAGCTTGCCGCAGGGGTAGTGTTCAGCCAATTGCTGTGCGCGCCGGTGTATGCCCTGTGCAGTGTCGTGAGTACCAGCCCGGCCGCGTTTGGTTCGGTCAGTTCGATACTGGTCCGGACAACGTCGCAGTCCAGTTCCACGCTGAATGCGGGGCTCAGTTGCACGGGCTCGTTGTTGACCTTGTTGAGCACCAACGATCACTTCTACCTGACGGTGACCTCGACCACGGGTGGACTGGTGGGGCCGACCGGTGACGTCATTGGTTATACCCTGTACGCCAATAACAGCAGCAGTTACCCGGTGGCGCGCTCCGTCCAATACGACTTTGCCCGCAATGGCATCATTGATGCGCTGGGCCTGCTGGGTGGCACCACGCCTAGAACCGTGCCGCTTTACCTGGGGACCCTGATCGGCAGTAACGTGGCCGCGGGCGTGTATACCGAGACGTTGTCGCTGGCCTGGAGTTGGAACTATTGCTCAGGTATCGGGGCGCTGGGTATTTGCCTGGGCCGTGACATCGGCAGCGGCAACCAGACCTTGACCGTCAACCTCACCGTGACCAATGACTGCGCCATCACCAAGACCGACATCGCCTTTGGCAGCGCACCGGTGGTGTCGGCATTCAGCGCGGTCAGCCAGACCCTCAACCTGGCCTGCACCAAGGGCAGCAGCTACACCGTGGGCCTGGACGACGGCAAGCAGCCGGTGAGCGTGGGCGGGCGGCGGCGGATGATTTTTGGCAGCAACTACCTGGCCTACGATATTTTCAAGGGCACCAGCGCCGCCGTGCGCTGGGGCAGCACCGGCACGGCGCGGCGCTCCAGCAGCGATGCCGAGGTCAACCCTGGCCTGGGCACGGGTACCGGCAGCCAGATCTTCAGTTATTACGCGAAGGTGTACACCGACCAGACCACCCCGCCGGCGGGCATTTATGCGGATAGCGTCATTCTGGACGTGGCGTTCTAG
- a CDS encoding cytochrome b produces the protein MNAYFAPLARWIHWLMAVLLLAMLFIGAGMVASVSERHEWLIHIHKPLGIALLALVIVRLIIRFSTRQPPLPVDLPAVQKLAAKASHWLLYALMVLMPLLGWAMISAAGDPVMLTSSLQLPPIMPANPLLFAFLRKAHGYLAYLLFLTVLVHLAAALFHGFIRRDGVLESMTGRGKAR, from the coding sequence ATGAATGCTTATTTTGCGCCCCTGGCGCGGTGGATTCACTGGTTGATGGCCGTGTTGCTGCTGGCCATGCTGTTTATCGGCGCGGGTATGGTGGCGTCGGTGTCGGAACGCCACGAATGGCTGATCCATATCCACAAACCCCTGGGCATCGCCTTGTTGGCCTTGGTGATCGTGCGCCTGATCATCCGCTTCAGTACCCGTCAGCCACCGTTGCCGGTGGACTTGCCGGCGGTGCAAAAGCTGGCAGCCAAGGCATCGCATTGGTTGCTGTATGCGCTGATGGTGCTGATGCCGTTGCTCGGCTGGGCGATGATATCGGCGGCAGGTGACCCGGTGATGTTGACCAGCTCACTGCAATTGCCACCGATCATGCCGGCCAATCCGCTGCTGTTTGCCTTTTTGCGCAAGGCTCACGGGTACTTGGCCTACCTGCTGTTCTTGACGGTGCTGGTGCACTTGGCGGCGGCGTTGTTCCATGGGTTCATTCGGCGTGACGGGGTGCTGGAAAGCATGACGGGGCGGGGTAAAGCCCGGTAA
- a CDS encoding M14 family metallopeptidase — protein MTVAQPSLTLSADFDSGNIQVIDASDPSNVRLAMRPDSKSAHFQWFHFKADGLQLGQPHRFSLENAGQSAYNSAWSGYNAAASYDQKTWFRVPSHYDGKALSFELVPTEGQVWFAYFEPYSRERHEWLIAQAVGKAGLELIAVGKSIEGRDLPLLRRGDGAEGKRKLWIIAQQHPGEHMAEWFMEGVVERLQQADDAELNGLLAEADLYLVPNMNPDGAFHGHLRTNAMGKDLNRAWQDSSAEHTPEVFFVQQQMAKYGVDLFLDAHGDEEIPHVFTAACEGNPSYTSRIAGLEQQFRDLLCQQTADFQTRHGYPKSAPGQANMTLAANAVGDKYDCLSLTLEMPFKDHDDAPNAITGWSGERSKQLGKDVLSVLANMVKDLR, from the coding sequence ATGACCGTCGCCCAGCCCAGCCTCACCCTCAGCGCCGACTTCGACAGCGGCAATATCCAGGTGATCGACGCCAGCGACCCGAGCAACGTGCGCCTGGCCATGCGCCCGGACAGCAAAAGCGCGCACTTCCAGTGGTTTCACTTCAAGGCCGATGGCTTGCAGTTGGGCCAGCCCCACCGCTTCAGCCTGGAAAACGCCGGGCAGTCGGCCTACAACAGTGCCTGGAGCGGCTACAACGCTGCCGCCTCCTATGACCAGAAAACCTGGTTCCGCGTACCCAGCCACTACGATGGCAAGGCCCTGAGCTTTGAGCTGGTGCCCACCGAGGGTCAGGTCTGGTTCGCTTACTTCGAACCCTACAGCCGTGAACGCCACGAGTGGTTGATCGCCCAGGCGGTGGGCAAGGCCGGCCTTGAACTGATCGCCGTGGGCAAAAGCATCGAGGGCCGCGACCTGCCCTTGCTGCGCCGCGGTGACGGCGCCGAAGGCAAGCGCAAGCTGTGGATCATCGCCCAGCAGCACCCTGGCGAGCACATGGCCGAGTGGTTCATGGAAGGGGTCGTCGAGCGCTTGCAACAGGCCGATGACGCCGAGTTGAACGGCTTGCTGGCCGAGGCCGACCTGTACCTGGTGCCCAACATGAACCCCGATGGCGCGTTCCATGGCCACCTGCGCACCAACGCCATGGGCAAGGACCTGAACCGGGCCTGGCAAGACTCCAGCGCCGAGCACACCCCCGAAGTGTTCTTCGTGCAGCAGCAAATGGCCAAATACGGCGTGGACCTGTTTCTGGATGCCCACGGCGACGAGGAAATCCCCCACGTGTTCACCGCCGCCTGCGAAGGCAACCCCAGCTACACGTCGCGCATCGCCGGGCTAGAGCAGCAGTTTCGCGACCTGCTGTGCCAGCAGACGGCAGACTTCCAGACCCGCCATGGCTACCCGAAAAGTGCCCCGGGCCAGGCCAACATGACCTTGGCCGCCAACGCCGTGGGCGACAAGTACGATTGCCTGTCGCTGACCTTGGAAATGCCCTTCAAGGACCATGATGATGCGCCCAATGCCATCACCGGCTGGTCGGGTGAGCGCTCCAAGCAGTTGGGCAAGGACGTGTTGAGCGTGCTGGCGAACATGGTCAAGGATTTGCGCTGA
- a CDS encoding catalase family peroxidase, whose product MVDQTPPPLSGISIALRLAGIAAVVAVIGGAFAYVNGKLDPQRLTPNALVNVLEKNNGEHPGYRRNHSKGICVIGYFDSTEQARAYSSAAVFSAARTPVVGRFALPTGNPYSPDTAAPIRSMALRFTQADGQQWRTGMNAMPLFPVGTPQAFYAMLQAGSPDPATGKPNPEAMPKFFASHPETAPFLAWVKTAKPSASFATETYNSINAFYLVDSAGHRQAVRWSMVPQDAEPSGVPSGSDFLQPDLEQRLSNGALRWKLMITLANPGDPTDDASKAWPAGRRVLDAGTLVLQSTQPQLSGECRDINYDPLVLPSGIEGSDDPLLAARSAAYASSYLRRTSEVKQLKTANATQESRP is encoded by the coding sequence ATGGTAGATCAAACACCGCCGCCGTTGAGCGGCATCAGCATCGCGCTGCGCCTGGCCGGTATCGCCGCAGTCGTGGCGGTCATCGGCGGGGCATTCGCCTACGTCAACGGCAAGCTCGACCCCCAGCGCCTGACGCCCAACGCCCTGGTCAACGTGTTGGAAAAGAACAACGGCGAGCACCCCGGTTACCGCCGCAACCACTCCAAGGGCATCTGCGTGATCGGCTATTTCGACAGCACCGAGCAGGCCCGCGCCTATTCCAGCGCCGCAGTGTTCAGTGCCGCGCGCACGCCGGTGGTGGGCCGTTTCGCATTGCCCACCGGCAACCCTTATTCACCCGACACCGCCGCGCCGATCCGCAGCATGGCCTTGCGCTTTACCCAAGCGGACGGCCAGCAGTGGCGCACGGGCATGAACGCCATGCCGTTGTTCCCGGTGGGTACCCCGCAGGCGTTCTACGCCATGCTGCAAGCCGGTTCGCCGGACCCTGCCACCGGCAAGCCCAACCCCGAGGCCATGCCCAAGTTTTTCGCCAGCCACCCGGAAACCGCGCCGTTTTTGGCCTGGGTCAAAACCGCCAAGCCGTCGGCCAGCTTTGCCACCGAAACCTATAACAGCATCAACGCCTTTTATCTGGTGGACAGCGCCGGGCATCGCCAGGCAGTGCGCTGGAGCATGGTGCCGCAAGATGCAGAGCCGTCCGGGGTCCCCTCGGGCAGCGATTTCTTGCAGCCCGATCTTGAGCAGCGCCTGAGCAATGGCGCGCTGCGCTGGAAGCTGATGATCACCCTGGCCAACCCTGGCGACCCCACGGACGATGCCAGCAAGGCCTGGCCAGCGGGCCGCCGGGTACTGGATGCCGGCACCCTGGTGTTGCAGAGCACCCAGCCACAGTTGAGTGGCGAGTGCCGCGACATCAACTACGACCCGCTGGTATTGCCCAGTGGCATCGAAGGCTCGGACGACCCGTTGTTGGCCGCCCGATCCGCTGCCTACGCCAGTTCTTACCTGCGCCGTACCAGCGAGGTCAAACAGCTGAAAACCGCGAACGCCACCCAGGAGTCACGCCCATGA
- a CDS encoding DUF4880 domain-containing protein: MTVLSPLHNLFAHSPLNTDADFLALKKLPRRVQQVFLLSRLDDLPYAAIAERLDQPLASVEKSMRLALGGSAGNAQANQWYVKLQSPLTTASDRIDFRRWLDAAPEHLAAFRATELRWRTLQAPARRLGASAWYRQPRRHTVLAGWLAGLVTLGLIIAGVGGF, from the coding sequence ATGACAGTACTCTCGCCTCTGCACAACCTGTTTGCGCATTCGCCCTTGAATACGGATGCCGACTTCCTCGCCCTTAAAAAGCTCCCGCGCCGGGTGCAGCAGGTTTTTCTGCTGAGCCGCCTGGACGACCTGCCCTACGCCGCGATCGCCGAACGCCTCGACCAGCCATTGGCCAGCGTCGAAAAAAGCATGCGCCTGGCCTTGGGCGGGTCTGCCGGTAACGCCCAGGCCAACCAATGGTACGTGAAGCTGCAAAGCCCACTGACCACCGCCAGTGACCGCATCGATTTCCGCCGTTGGCTGGACGCCGCGCCCGAGCACCTGGCCGCCTTCCGCGCCACCGAACTGCGTTGGCGCACCCTGCAGGCACCGGCGCGCAGGCTGGGCGCCAGCGCCTGGTACCGCCAGCCGCGCCGGCATACGGTGCTGGCCGGTTGGCTGGCAGGCCTGGTCACCTTGGGCCTGATCATCGCCGGTGTGGGCGGGTTCTGA